The following is a genomic window from Opitutus sp. ER46.
CTCTCCGACGCTCGCATTCTTCTTCTTCGAAAAACGCTTCAAGGTCGCGCGCTGGTCGTTGGTGATCCGCACGGAAATCTGGCGGTGGGGATCGCGGTCCAGTTCGCAGGTATCGAAGTCGAAGCCGGCGATCGCGGTACGCACTACTTCGCTCGCGGTGGCGTATCCATGACCTTTCCGACAAGTCTCAATCCGAGCAATGAGTGACTCGGGCAGATCGAACGTGAGGGGGGCAGAAGCCTTGCGGGATGTTTTGGCCATACGTGCGTCGCAGGCAACGAGCTACGACGCAGCATTACTGCCACTTTCCTGCGGTGGGCGGCAACAAAATACTGCTTTTATTATTGGTGCGCAACGACTCGCGCGGTCACGCGTCTGACTCCACACCGGTGATACGTCCGCTAAACCTGCACCGGCAAACCGGCGGCTTGAGCTACGGTCCGGTACGCTTCGGCGGGGTCGGCGACCACGCGCCACGCGCGTCCGGCGATCGCCGGCGCAATCCCGCGCGCATGCCGGATCAGGATTGTATCCACTCCGCACCCACTGCCGCCCAGCACGTCGACATCGGCATCGCCGACAAATAGCGTCTCCGCCGGTTGAATACTAAGTCGGCGCATGATTTCCCTCAGCCCAGCGGGATCCGGCTTGTGCGTCGCGAGGTCGTCGCCGCACACGACGGTGGCAAAATGCGGCTGCAGGCCGAGCGTCGGCAGCAGCAACTCGGTCGAGAGGCGGTCGCGACCGGTCCACACCGCCGTCTTGATCCCCGCCGCGGCCAGTTGCGCCAGCAGCGTCGTCGCCCCGGGGAACACCTCGAGGAGATGGTTGTTCGCCTGATGATACGCGTCCATGCGCGCCAGCGCCTCGGGCGCGTGCCGCGGGTCGGCCAGCAGCTCCGGCAGGAACCGCTCCGGGGGGCCGCCAAGCCGCGCGAAGATGTCCATCGTCGGCGCGCCGCCAAAGGGCGCCAGCGCGTGCGCGATCGAAGCTAGCACCAGCGGCAGGCTGTTCACGATCGTGCCGTCGAAATCGAACACGACGGCCCGCAAGGGGACCGGCCGTTTCATGGGGCCACCCGCACAAGCCGGTCCGTCGGCGGCTGCACCGCCTCCGTCAGGCTGGCCGGCTCGAAAACGAGCGGCGCAAATTCCAACCGCAGCGCGACCGCGGTGACGACGAAGCGCGTCTTGTCCCGTGTGACCTCGTTGCGGATATCGAACGAGCGCGGGATCCACTGCTCCCCCACCTTCTTCAGGTCCACGAGCGACACCGTCTTCACGACACGCTTGGCGTCGGTGAACTCGGTCTGCATCGGGGCGCTGTATTGCGCGTCGAAATACGCGCGCACCCGTTGCAGCCCGGAGTGCGCCCGCGCGAAGGTCGCCGGCGGGGTGAACAAAAACGTGTAGGCCGGGCGCCCGCGCATGCGGACCACGCTCTCCACCGCAAACTCGGGCCAGTAAAGGTACGGCATCTGCAGGTCGAACGCGCTCACCTCCACGCCGGGGATCAACGGGTCGAGGAGCGCCGCGCCCTGGACCACCTCCGGCCGGCCGAGCCGGACCCGCCAGACTGCAGCCTGTTCGCCATTCTGCAGGAGAAATCGCTGCACCACGCCCTGGGCGTCGGTGAGCTCGATCCTGGTCACCGCTCCCTGCCCGTTGAAGCCACCCCAGAGACGCCCTTGATAAACCCTCTCGTCGCCCTGCCGCGGAAGGGCGCGCAGTTCGAACTCCACGTAGCCGAGCCACCCCGAGCGCCGAAACTGCTCAAGGATGCGGCCAGCTTCCGCCGCCGTCGGCTTGCCGACTTGGGCCAGCGGAGCCTGCGTGCCCGCCGTCGGCGGGCCGGCGAACACCGCGCCGGCCGTCGCCAACGCCACAATAAAAAACGCCCGCCGAAGCCGGGCGGGCGTAAAGGTAAACATGGACGTCCCCAGCATGCGGCTACTTGGTCGCCGGAGCCGGCGCGGGCGCCGTGCTGGTCGTCGCGGTCGGGGCCGGCGCAGCGGTCGCGGGAGCGGGCGTCGTGGCCGGAGCCGGCATTGCCGGAGCCTCAACCGTCGGCAACGCGTTGTCGGCGGCCGCATTGGCATGCGAGCGCTCCCAGATGCGGCCGAGATACAGCACGAACGCCAGGACGAAAAATACGATGGCCGCGTAGATGGTCGACTTGCTCAGCACGTTGTTCGTCTCCGCGCCGA
Proteins encoded in this region:
- a CDS encoding HAD family hydrolase is translated as MKRPVPLRAVVFDFDGTIVNSLPLVLASIAHALAPFGGAPTMDIFARLGGPPERFLPELLADPRHAPEALARMDAYHQANNHLLEVFPGATTLLAQLAAAGIKTAVWTGRDRLSTELLLPTLGLQPHFATVVCGDDLATHKPDPAGLREIMRRLSIQPAETLFVGDADVDVLGGSGCGVDTILIRHARGIAPAIAGRAWRVVADPAEAYRTVAQAAGLPVQV
- a CDS encoding outer membrane lipoprotein-sorting protein translates to MFTFTPARLRRAFFIVALATAGAVFAGPPTAGTQAPLAQVGKPTAAEAGRILEQFRRSGWLGYVEFELRALPRQGDERVYQGRLWGGFNGQGAVTRIELTDAQGVVQRFLLQNGEQAAVWRVRLGRPEVVQGAALLDPLIPGVEVSAFDLQMPYLYWPEFAVESVVRMRGRPAYTFLFTPPATFARAHSGLQRVRAYFDAQYSAPMQTEFTDAKRVVKTVSLVDLKKVGEQWIPRSFDIRNEVTRDKTRFVVTAVALRLEFAPLVFEPASLTEAVQPPTDRLVRVAP
- the secG gene encoding preprotein translocase subunit SecG produces the protein MASIVLGILTFILILVSLFLVLVVLAQKSKDGGMGAALGGGAAEAAFGAETNNVLSKSTIYAAIVFFVLAFVLYLGRIWERSHANAAADNALPTVEAPAMPAPATTPAPATAAPAPTATTSTAPAPAPATK